One part of the Parabacteroides sp. FAFU027 genome encodes these proteins:
- a CDS encoding L-rhamnose mutarotase, which translates to MKRILILIFVFFLLCIGISVEAAKKGSVELPSVIEIVGKAGDEVSDFRLRSFCKEQHLPATSIYKWKNHLVLYARFSKQNVYNRIKVLYPWAAVRYYKTPFYVFDRTHCNDKKVAKEWENILLTANLVKDTLLQKEYLQYHATQYQEWPEVSNGFCNADFQQLLVFRSGRQLMLVISIPKGRSLDELNPKTTENNPRVDEWNRRMAKYQEGLPEAMPGEVWSFLKPIKE; encoded by the coding sequence ATGAAACGCATATTGATTCTGATCTTTGTTTTTTTTCTACTTTGTATCGGTATTTCCGTTGAGGCTGCAAAGAAAGGCTCGGTAGAATTGCCATCAGTTATTGAGATTGTTGGAAAAGCAGGGGATGAGGTTTCTGATTTTCGGTTGAGATCATTCTGCAAAGAACAACATCTCCCGGCTACATCTATATATAAATGGAAAAATCACCTGGTGCTTTATGCCCGCTTCTCGAAACAAAACGTATATAACCGGATAAAGGTGCTGTATCCTTGGGCGGCAGTGAGATATTACAAAACTCCGTTTTATGTATTTGATCGTACTCACTGCAATGACAAGAAGGTGGCTAAGGAGTGGGAAAATATCCTTTTGACCGCTAATCTGGTAAAAGATACATTGCTTCAAAAAGAGTATTTGCAATATCATGCGACACAATACCAGGAATGGCCCGAAGTGTCGAATGGATTTTGTAATGCCGACTTTCAGCAATTGCTTGTATTTCGCAGTGGCCGCCAACTTATGCTTGTGATTAGTATTCCTAAGGGAAGGAGTTTGGATGAGCTGAATCCTAAGACCACAGAAAATAATCCCCGTGTGGATGAGTGGAACCGCCGTATGGCTAAATATCAGGAAGGCTTGCCCGAAGCAATGCCCGGTGAAGTTTGGTCTTTCCTTAAACCCATTAAAGAATAA